From the Solanum pennellii chromosome 4, SPENNV200 genome, one window contains:
- the LOC114073935 gene encoding uncharacterized protein LOC114073935, translated as MFPRQGKVVGGFITFALTHLEKTQAHRYVLLNCASAKPFIDEFRQHIKRSSRGRKPSITEVEKRINREFTDWFPKRIMNPDIEDTISDDIKFLAQGPAPYARRFTAYNINGFKFRTLSREQGLKTQNSGVFLMSNTSCVASSADRNARQADLPYYGKLEDIIELNYYGKFRVVLFKCKWADTTRDRGFKRDVWNFNCVNFSKLIHTGDREDDDPYIEASQANMVFYVDDETDKEWSVAIHLQPRDVFDMGQDYEEEIFENEPYQQQEFEIFFDVDYGNVQISTEEHISEHT; from the exons GAAAACTCAAGCTCATCGATATGTATTACTTAATTGCGCTTCAGCAAAGCCATTTATTGA tGAATTTAGGCAACACATTAAAAGGAGTTCAAGAGGCAGAAAACCTTCGATAACAGAGGTAGAAAAGAGAATTAATAGAGAGTTTACTGATTGGTTTCCTAAGCGG atAATGAATCCAGATATAGAAGACACAATCTCTGATGATATAAAGTTTTTAGCACAAGGTCCAGCGCCATATGCAAGAAGATTCACTGCTTATAACATTAATGGGTTCAAATTTCGAACTTTGTCAAGAGAACAAGGATTGAAAACTCAAAATAGTGGAGTTTTTCTTATGTCTAACACTTCTTGCGTTGCATCTAGTGCTGATAGAAATGCAAGACAAGCAGATTTGCCATATTATGGGAAGTTGGAAGATATTATTGAGCTTAACTATTATGGAAAGTTCAGGGTTGTGCTTTTCAAATGCAAGTGGGCTGACACTACCCGAGATAGAGGGTTTAAAAGAGATGTTTGGAACTTTAATTGTGTAAATTTTTCTAAATTGATTCACACCGGTGATCGTGAGGATGATGATCCTTATATTGAAGCATCACAAGCAAATATGGTTTtctatgttgatgatgaaaCAGATAAAGAATGGAGTGTAGCTATACATTTACAACCAAGAGATGTGTTTGACATGGGACAAgattatgaagaagagatatttgAGAATGAGCCCTACCAACAacaagaatttgaaatttttttcgaTGTTGATTATGGAAATGTCCAAATCTCAACAGAGGAGCATATTTCTGAACACACATAG